The following are from one region of the Cytobacillus firmus genome:
- a CDS encoding DegV family protein gives MSVKILADSACDLPLSFYKEHGVTLFPLQVQLNDGEYEDLVTIEPKDVYSAIREGQMPKTSQVSPLLFEETFKKMAENNEDGIYIAFSSELSGTYQTAVMILEQVKENYPDFQLTIIDSKAASLGYGLIVKAAAAAAQSGASKEDIRKVIEFRCRNLESLFTVNDLEYLAKGGRVSKASAFLGGLLNIKPLLTVEDGKLVPIEKLRGKKKLLRRIIELMKQNGTSFEMQTVGISHADDEDTALEMQKLILDELNAKEVYITSIGSAIGAHTGPGSLAIFFSKQI, from the coding sequence ATGTCAGTAAAAATTCTAGCTGACAGTGCGTGTGATTTGCCGCTAAGCTTTTACAAAGAACATGGCGTCACACTTTTTCCATTACAGGTTCAACTGAATGATGGAGAATATGAAGATTTAGTCACCATAGAACCTAAGGATGTTTACAGTGCTATACGTGAAGGCCAGATGCCTAAAACATCTCAGGTGTCCCCTCTTCTTTTTGAGGAAACGTTCAAAAAAATGGCAGAAAACAATGAAGACGGCATATATATTGCTTTTTCCTCCGAACTTTCGGGTACATACCAGACCGCTGTCATGATTCTGGAGCAAGTAAAAGAGAACTACCCCGATTTCCAATTAACCATCATCGATTCCAAGGCTGCTTCATTGGGATATGGATTAATTGTGAAGGCAGCTGCAGCTGCAGCGCAATCAGGCGCATCCAAAGAAGACATCCGGAAAGTAATCGAATTTCGCTGCCGAAACCTCGAGAGCTTATTTACGGTAAATGATCTTGAATATCTCGCAAAAGGCGGGCGTGTTTCGAAAGCTTCGGCATTTCTGGGCGGACTTTTGAATATTAAACCTCTTTTAACAGTAGAAGATGGCAAACTTGTGCCGATCGAGAAACTGCGCGGCAAGAAAAAGCTGCTTCGCCGCATTATTGAGCTTATGAAACAAAATGGGACTTCCTTTGAGATGCAGACTGTCGGCATCAGCCATGCTGATGATGAAGACACAGCTCTTGAAATGCAAAAGCTGATACTGGACGAGCTTAATGCCAAAGAAGTGTATATTACATCCATTGGTTCAGCAATTGGGGCTCATACTGGCCCAGGGTCTTTAGCGATATTCTTCTCTAAGCAAATTTAA
- a CDS encoding DUF3941 domain-containing protein, with the protein MPHTSDNDKKAKDNNALLHEKNMMREKNRKAGKNQYSKKTDHL; encoded by the coding sequence ATGCCGCATACTTCCGATAATGATAAGAAAGCGAAAGACAATAATGCGCTTCTCCACGAAAAAAATATGATGCGCGAGAAAAACCGCAAAGCCGGGAAAAACCAATATTCGAAAAAAACAGATCACCTTTAA